From a region of the Thiomicrorhabdus sp. genome:
- the crcB gene encoding fluoride efflux transporter CrcB, translating to MMSAWGWIAIAMGGALGAMSRFAMSHHVYQWFGRDFAWGTLSVNVIGSFIMGLSAVLLVDKIAVSTEWRAFIMVGFLGAFTTFSTFSYETMQYIEIGELNKAVLNIGVSVITCLVAVWLGMLAAKQF from the coding sequence ATGATGTCAGCTTGGGGATGGATTGCAATTGCTATGGGTGGTGCATTGGGTGCTATGTCGCGTTTTGCCATGTCTCATCATGTTTATCAATGGTTTGGTCGAGACTTTGCCTGGGGTACCTTGTCGGTCAATGTCATTGGTTCCTTTATTATGGGTTTATCGGCAGTGTTATTGGTTGACAAAATCGCCGTTTCTACCGAATGGCGTGCCTTTATTATGGTAGGTTTTTTAGGAGCCTTTACCACCTTTTCTACTTTTTCTTACGAAACCATGCAGTACATTGAAATTGGTGAACTTAACAAAGCCGTGCTGAATATTGGGGTGAGTGTCATCACTTGTTTAGTTGCGGTTTGGTTGGGAATGTTGGCGGCAAAACAGTTTTAA
- a CDS encoding GGDEF domain-containing protein: MNTPEIPEFKYSDKKVDQLLTDYLYSHAYGTVFIHTVFGLLVAATFFGKVDSTLLGLWLGVLLVNMLVRFTFIRIWLNATTVQRNKSWMRNMALGTSLTSGVLWAASVVFLDFHNLPFESLALSLMVMSLAASAAMYSAFFIPAFYLSVVPYIGSYLIYNLLQFSFVSMIISIVLMVFGVMLYGQVNRLHQTHKQNIIQTLKNEFLIANLKEANLKLEETSTTDFLTKVLNRRSFDEILNKAWDVHKKNQQPISLIMCDIDNFKDFNDTFGHKIGDEVLVRVANNIKQQIRPEDALFRYGGEEFVITLHNTNLDEALIIAERIRNNIMNDQIEIDGGEQSITLSLGVSSKVPVNGFSASDLLHESDNMLFESKRNGRNRVTSVTQLS; this comes from the coding sequence GTGAATACACCAGAAATACCTGAATTTAAGTACTCAGACAAAAAAGTTGATCAGTTACTGACTGACTATTTGTATTCACACGCCTATGGAACCGTTTTTATTCATACGGTATTTGGTTTATTAGTTGCAGCAACTTTCTTTGGTAAAGTTGATTCGACCTTGCTTGGCTTATGGCTGGGGGTGTTGCTAGTCAATATGCTTGTCAGGTTTACATTTATCCGTATTTGGTTAAATGCCACCACTGTGCAAAGAAATAAGTCTTGGATGAGGAATATGGCGCTCGGAACATCCCTTACAAGTGGTGTTTTATGGGCGGCTTCTGTTGTTTTCTTAGATTTTCACAACTTACCATTTGAATCCTTAGCCCTAAGTTTAATGGTGATGTCTTTAGCGGCAAGTGCCGCGATGTATTCTGCATTTTTTATTCCTGCCTTTTATCTTTCTGTGGTGCCTTATATTGGCAGTTATCTCATTTACAACTTACTGCAGTTTAGCTTTGTATCTATGATTATTAGCATCGTGCTCATGGTCTTTGGGGTTATGTTGTATGGTCAAGTAAACCGTTTGCATCAAACGCATAAGCAAAATATTATTCAAACATTAAAAAATGAATTTTTAATCGCCAACCTTAAGGAAGCCAATCTTAAATTAGAAGAAACTTCCACAACAGATTTTTTAACGAAGGTTTTAAACAGACGTTCGTTCGATGAAATTTTGAACAAAGCTTGGGATGTGCACAAAAAAAATCAGCAACCGATTAGTTTAATCATGTGTGATATTGATAACTTTAAAGATTTTAATGATACTTTTGGGCATAAAATTGGAGATGAAGTATTAGTGAGGGTTGCAAATAACATCAAGCAACAGATTCGGCCAGAAGATGCTCTGTTTCGTTATGGAGGAGAGGAATTTGTGATTACGCTTCATAATACAAATCTCGATGAAGCATTGATCATTGCTGAAAGGATTCGTAACAATATCATGAATGACCAAATTGAAATTGATGGGGGAGAACAGTCGATAACATTGAGTTTAGGAGTGAGTTCTAAAGTACCTGTCAATGGTTTCAGTGCTTCTGATTTATTGCATGAATCTGACAATATGTTGTTTGAAAGTAAACGAAATGGACGAAATAGAGTGACGTCCGTCACGCAACTGAGTTAA
- the gcvP gene encoding aminomethyl-transferring glycine dehydrogenase, giving the protein MGKRLLSKLANRSLHELQQSEQFVKRHLGPDQTEQQQMLDLLGLATIDELLDKVIPKSIRRQQPMLINEGLTEHQSLSKLKAIASQNKVLKSFIGMGYYNTLVPPTIQRNILENPAWYTAYTPYQAEISQGRLEAMLNFQTMVADLTGLELANASMLDEATACAEAMTLCQRMSKSKGKVFFVADDCHPQNIEVVKTRAEPLGIEVVVADPTQGFDDYDLFGVLLQYPSTYGEVRNLTPLIEKAHAKKALVAVAADLLALTLLKPPGEMGADVAIGNTQRFGVPLGYGGPHAAYMATKDAFKRSMPGRLIGVSVDSNGQKAYRLALQTREQHIRREKATSNICTAQALLAVMASMYAVYHGAEGLTQIAYRVHRFTQVFATGLIKAGIEIEYKNYFDTLKIKLPGLVNVVLQQAVTQGYNLRKIDENSIGLSFDESTTLDDIKALWQIIAAEHAEQLTTDLLPEQAVDNFVQSVEQSVVQSVVKNAEHSLSSAIPEELIRESEFLTHPVFHEHRSETEMMRYMRMLADKDLALDRAMIPLGSCTMKLNAAAELMPVSWPEFANIHPFVPLDQAQGYQQMRLELEQMLCQATGYDAVSLQPNSGAQGEYAGLLAIRAYHKSRGEQHRNICLIPASAHGTNPASAQMVGMTVVVVKTNTKGEIDLEDLQAKLEKHSQNLAAIMITYPSTHGVFEENVKTVCDWVHQHGGQVYIDGANMNAMVGVAAPGHFGGDVSHLNLHKTFAIPHGGGGPGIGPIGVGKHLAPFLPGYAVIEDENEPKEVGAVSGAPWGSAGVLPISWSYIAMMGRDGLMQATSVAILNANYIAQRLAPHYPILYSDDNGLVAHECIIDLRPIKEESGISVDDIAKRLIDYGFHAPTMSFPVAGTLMIEPTESESKVELDRFCDAMIAIKQEINDVMNGVLDEHDNPLINAPHTAYSVMNSEWNHSYSREQAAYALESLQQVKYWPPVGRVDNVYGDRNLVCSCPPLTEYEQEEMSYE; this is encoded by the coding sequence ATGGGTAAAAGACTTTTATCTAAACTGGCAAATCGTTCACTCCACGAGCTTCAACAGAGCGAACAGTTTGTAAAACGTCACCTTGGGCCTGACCAAACTGAACAACAACAGATGTTGGATTTGCTTGGTTTAGCAACCATAGATGAATTGTTAGATAAGGTCATACCAAAGTCTATTCGCCGCCAACAACCTATGTTGATTAATGAGGGATTGACCGAGCATCAATCTCTTAGCAAATTAAAAGCGATTGCAAGTCAAAATAAAGTGCTCAAGTCTTTTATTGGTATGGGGTATTACAACACTCTGGTACCACCAACCATTCAACGCAATATTCTCGAAAACCCCGCCTGGTACACCGCCTATACTCCTTATCAAGCCGAAATTTCTCAAGGCCGCTTAGAGGCGATGCTTAACTTTCAAACCATGGTTGCTGATTTAACCGGGCTAGAACTCGCCAATGCCTCTATGTTAGATGAAGCCACTGCCTGTGCAGAAGCCATGACACTTTGCCAGCGAATGAGTAAGTCTAAAGGTAAAGTGTTTTTTGTGGCAGATGACTGTCATCCACAAAATATAGAAGTGGTAAAAACTCGTGCAGAACCTTTAGGTATTGAAGTGGTGGTAGCTGATCCCACACAAGGTTTTGATGATTACGATCTGTTTGGTGTCTTACTGCAATACCCAAGTACCTATGGAGAGGTGAGAAACTTAACGCCTTTGATAGAAAAAGCCCATGCTAAAAAAGCATTGGTGGCTGTGGCGGCAGATTTATTGGCATTAACCTTACTAAAACCACCTGGCGAAATGGGGGCGGATGTCGCTATTGGTAATACTCAGCGTTTTGGCGTTCCGCTTGGTTATGGTGGCCCGCACGCCGCCTATATGGCGACAAAAGATGCCTTTAAACGTTCTATGCCAGGGCGATTAATCGGGGTGTCAGTTGATAGTAATGGGCAAAAAGCCTACCGACTTGCTTTACAGACCCGAGAGCAACATATCCGCCGAGAAAAGGCCACCAGTAATATTTGCACAGCACAGGCTTTATTAGCGGTAATGGCTAGCATGTATGCTGTGTATCACGGGGCGGAAGGATTAACTCAAATTGCCTATAGAGTGCATCGTTTTACTCAAGTATTTGCAACAGGTTTAATTAAAGCCGGTATTGAAATTGAGTATAAAAACTATTTTGATACTCTCAAAATAAAATTACCAGGCCTGGTAAATGTTGTATTGCAACAAGCGGTAACCCAAGGTTATAACTTAAGAAAGATTGATGAAAATAGCATTGGACTCTCTTTTGATGAAAGTACTACGCTAGATGACATTAAAGCCTTGTGGCAAATAATAGCGGCAGAGCACGCTGAGCAATTAACCACCGATTTGTTGCCTGAACAAGCTGTGGATAACTTTGTACAAAGTGTTGAGCAAAGTGTTGTGCAGAGTGTTGTGAAAAACGCTGAACACTCCTTATCATCAGCGATTCCAGAAGAATTAATTCGTGAGTCAGAGTTTTTAACACATCCCGTATTTCATGAGCACCGTTCAGAAACTGAGATGATGCGTTACATGCGAATGTTGGCAGATAAAGATTTGGCTTTAGATAGAGCCATGATTCCATTAGGTTCATGCACCATGAAGCTTAATGCCGCAGCGGAACTCATGCCCGTTTCATGGCCGGAATTTGCCAATATTCACCCATTTGTTCCTCTAGATCAAGCCCAAGGTTATCAACAAATGCGGCTTGAGCTGGAACAGATGCTTTGCCAAGCAACAGGTTACGATGCGGTTTCTTTACAACCTAACTCAGGAGCACAAGGTGAATATGCAGGTTTATTGGCAATTCGTGCATACCATAAAAGCCGTGGCGAACAACACCGTAATATTTGTTTAATTCCAGCATCGGCACATGGAACAAACCCCGCTTCCGCACAGATGGTGGGTATGACAGTGGTGGTCGTTAAAACAAATACCAAAGGTGAAATTGACTTAGAGGATTTGCAAGCCAAACTTGAAAAACACTCGCAAAATTTAGCCGCCATTATGATTACCTATCCCTCAACCCATGGCGTGTTTGAAGAAAACGTAAAAACAGTTTGTGATTGGGTGCATCAACATGGTGGGCAAGTCTATATTGATGGTGCCAATATGAATGCCATGGTAGGGGTTGCCGCACCAGGCCATTTTGGGGGCGATGTCTCGCATTTAAACTTACATAAAACCTTTGCCATTCCGCATGGCGGGGGTGGACCAGGTATTGGACCAATTGGGGTGGGCAAACATTTAGCCCCATTTTTACCAGGGTATGCGGTAATTGAAGACGAGAATGAACCTAAGGAAGTTGGTGCGGTTTCTGGAGCTCCATGGGGGAGTGCAGGCGTACTACCGATTAGTTGGAGTTATATTGCCATGATGGGGCGTGATGGCCTTATGCAAGCGACCTCAGTGGCCATTTTAAATGCTAATTACATTGCCCAACGACTCGCACCGCATTATCCAATTTTATATAGTGACGATAATGGCCTGGTCGCTCATGAGTGCATTATTGATTTGCGTCCTATTAAAGAAGAGTCGGGCATTAGTGTGGACGACATTGCTAAACGGTTAATTGATTATGGTTTTCATGCACCCACTATGTCGTTTCCAGTTGCTGGAACCTTGATGATAGAGCCTACCGAGTCTGAGTCTAAAGTGGAGCTTGACCGTTTTTGTGATGCGATGATTGCCATTAAACAAGAGATTAATGATGTGATGAATGGGGTATTGGATGAACATGATAACCCACTTATTAATGCACCTCATACCGCTTACAGTGTTATGAATAGTGAATGGAATCACTCATATAGCCGAGAACAAGCAGCCTATGCTTTAGAGAGTTTACAACAGGTTAAATATTGGCCTCCAGTAGGTCGGGTCGATAATGTTTACGGTGACCGTAATTTGGTTTGTTCTTGCCCGCCATTAACGGAGTATGAGCAAGAGGAGATGAGTTATGAATAA
- the serS gene encoding serine--tRNA ligase, producing MLDAKLLRTDLETVAQKLKTRGFELDTAQIQTLEAQRKELQSKAQDLQAERNSRSKGIGKAKAQGEDIAPLLAEVENLKSQLETAEQASVAVQAQIEEIYAGIPNLPHESVPVGLSEDDNVEIRKWGEPKSFAFEVKDHVELSEQRGWYDNDAAVKVTSGRFSVLKGPMAKLQRALTQFMLDTHSESGYEEVYVPYLVNQDSLRGTGQLPKFEADLYKISKNDEHDTNDRDLYLIPTAEVPITNLVRDEIIDEADLPIRMVGHTPCFRSEAGSYGRDTRGLIRQHQFEKVEMVQVVHPETSHQALEDLTGHAEKILQKLELPYRVMSLCTGDIGFSSAKTYDLEVWLPGQQAYREISSCSNFEDFQARRLMARYRSGEGKPQLVHTLNGSGLAVGRTLVAVLENYQNEDGSITVPTVLRSYLGGVEVL from the coding sequence ATGTTAGACGCAAAGCTATTACGAACGGATTTAGAAACGGTTGCCCAAAAATTAAAAACACGTGGATTTGAACTCGATACCGCTCAAATTCAAACGTTAGAAGCTCAGCGAAAAGAGCTGCAATCCAAAGCCCAAGATTTACAAGCTGAACGTAATAGCCGCTCAAAAGGTATTGGTAAAGCAAAAGCACAGGGCGAAGATATCGCACCGCTATTGGCAGAAGTTGAAAACCTAAAATCTCAATTAGAAACAGCAGAGCAAGCTTCGGTAGCCGTACAAGCTCAAATTGAAGAGATTTATGCAGGTATTCCAAATTTACCGCATGAATCAGTGCCTGTCGGTTTAAGTGAAGATGACAATGTTGAAATCCGTAAATGGGGTGAGCCAAAATCTTTTGCTTTTGAGGTAAAAGATCACGTAGAACTTTCTGAACAGCGTGGCTGGTATGATAACGATGCCGCTGTAAAAGTGACATCAGGTCGTTTCTCTGTACTTAAAGGGCCAATGGCTAAGTTACAACGTGCTTTAACGCAGTTTATGTTAGATACCCATTCAGAAAGTGGTTATGAAGAAGTCTACGTACCTTATTTGGTTAACCAAGACAGTTTGCGTGGTACGGGTCAGTTACCAAAATTTGAAGCTGATTTATATAAAATCAGTAAGAATGACGAACATGATACCAATGACCGTGATTTGTATTTAATTCCAACTGCGGAAGTACCCATTACTAACTTAGTGCGTGATGAAATTATTGATGAAGCAGACTTGCCAATCCGCATGGTAGGGCATACACCATGTTTCCGTTCAGAGGCGGGTTCTTATGGACGTGATACCCGTGGTTTAATTCGTCAGCACCAGTTTGAAAAAGTAGAGATGGTACAGGTTGTTCATCCAGAAACATCTCATCAAGCGTTAGAAGACCTAACCGGACATGCTGAAAAGATTCTACAAAAATTAGAACTGCCTTATCGTGTTATGAGTTTATGTACTGGCGATATTGGTTTCTCATCAGCCAAAACCTACGACTTAGAAGTCTGGTTGCCAGGTCAGCAAGCGTATAGAGAAATCTCATCTTGTTCTAATTTTGAAGACTTTCAAGCACGTCGTTTAATGGCTCGTTACCGTTCAGGTGAAGGCAAACCACAACTGGTACATACTTTAAATGGTTCTGGTTTAGCGGTAGGGCGTACTTTGGTTGCGGTACTAGAAAACTATCAGAATGAAGATGGTTCTATCACTGTTCCAACGGTACTACGTTCATATCTTGGTGGTGTTGAGGTTTTATAA
- a CDS encoding MGMT family protein, with amino-acid sequence MTKQIKNNTLPFNEQCYTLLMLIPKGKITTYKAMAEALGTKAYQAVGNAMAANPNPIIVPCHRVVNANGALGNYAFGIDKKTALLESEGLQIKDGKIVDFETHLFTFN; translated from the coding sequence ATGACAAAACAGATAAAAAACAATACGTTACCTTTTAATGAGCAATGTTATACCCTACTGATGCTAATTCCAAAAGGCAAAATCACCACTTATAAAGCAATGGCTGAAGCTCTTGGTACCAAAGCCTATCAAGCTGTTGGCAATGCCATGGCAGCAAATCCAAACCCAATTATTGTACCTTGCCATAGAGTGGTTAACGCTAATGGGGCACTTGGCAACTATGCTTTTGGTATAGATAAAAAAACAGCGTTATTAGAATCCGAAGGGCTACAAATCAAAGATGGAAAAATAGTAGATTTTGAAACGCATTTATTTACATTTAATTAA
- the gcvH gene encoding glycine cleavage system protein GcvH, producing MSNIKFSAEHEWIQDNGDGTVLIGITDFAQAQLGDLVFVELPEIGTEINKGEEISVIESVKAASDLFAPVDGTVVEVNDALDDEPELINEDAMANWILKVELSDPSDLDDLMDEDAYNALTEE from the coding sequence ATGAGCAATATTAAATTTAGTGCAGAACATGAATGGATTCAAGATAACGGTGATGGCACAGTTTTAATTGGTATTACCGACTTTGCCCAAGCACAGCTGGGCGATTTAGTTTTTGTTGAGTTGCCAGAGATAGGTACTGAGATTAACAAAGGTGAAGAAATTTCTGTGATTGAATCGGTTAAGGCAGCCAGTGATCTGTTTGCACCTGTCGATGGAACGGTGGTTGAAGTTAATGATGCTTTAGATGATGAACCCGAGTTAATTAACGAAGATGCCATGGCAAATTGGATTTTAAAAGTTGAACTTTCTGATCCATCAGATTTAGATGATCTTATGGATGAAGATGCCTATAACGCTCTAACTGAAGAATAA
- a CDS encoding RluA family pseudouridine synthase produces the protein MHSLPSAPPLQFTFHTDWILYADDHIVVVNKPSGLLSVPGRGPDKQECLASHLENLYPDIKIVHRLDMDTSGLMVLARSAEVHKHLSRQFQDRQTKKTYHAICSGKPSLQSGHINLPMRCDWEKRPLQMIDFKQGKGAQTFWQILTQANDRFLVELTPITGRSHQLRLHMKSLGHPILGDNLYADPTSLNQANRLMLHAKTLTFTHPINQQEMHFDCPSLFII, from the coding sequence ATGCACTCTTTGCCATCTGCCCCGCCATTACAATTCACATTTCATACTGACTGGATTCTCTACGCCGATGATCATATAGTCGTTGTAAATAAACCGAGTGGTTTACTTTCTGTTCCTGGTAGAGGCCCCGATAAACAAGAGTGTTTAGCTTCACACCTAGAAAACCTTTACCCAGATATTAAGATTGTTCACCGTTTAGATATGGACACCTCTGGATTAATGGTATTAGCACGCTCTGCAGAGGTTCACAAACACCTAAGCCGTCAATTTCAAGACCGTCAAACTAAAAAAACCTATCATGCCATTTGTAGTGGTAAACCAAGCTTACAATCAGGACATATAAACCTACCTATGCGTTGTGATTGGGAAAAACGACCTCTACAAATGATTGATTTCAAGCAAGGTAAGGGAGCACAAACCTTTTGGCAAATTCTTACCCAAGCCAATGACCGTTTTTTAGTAGAGTTAACACCTATTACTGGACGTTCACACCAGCTTCGACTACATATGAAATCGCTTGGTCACCCTATACTTGGCGACAATCTTTATGCTGATCCTACGAGCTTAAATCAAGCTAATAGACTGATGCTACACGCTAAAACGTTAACCTTTACCCACCCTATCAATCAACAAGAAATGCATTTTGATTGTCCAAGTCTTTTCATTATCTAA
- a CDS encoding glycine cleavage system protein R translates to MNKSIVISVLGNDSPGLVKSLSKIIVAHQGQWIESQMASLAGKFAGILRVDLPASEFEGFKQELQNAKQLGLSVLFEEVSENANKEPQNQFEIELIGQDQPGIIHRISSALAQINANVDELESEVIEASMSGEHLFKANIKVHISTEVPASEIRAILEELANELIVDIELLEEDV, encoded by the coding sequence ATGAATAAGTCCATTGTGATTAGCGTATTGGGGAATGATTCACCAGGCCTGGTAAAATCGCTTTCAAAAATAATTGTGGCTCATCAAGGTCAATGGATTGAGAGTCAGATGGCCAGTTTAGCTGGCAAGTTTGCTGGTATTTTACGTGTAGATTTACCGGCAAGTGAATTTGAAGGTTTTAAACAAGAACTGCAAAATGCAAAACAATTAGGGTTAAGTGTTCTATTTGAAGAGGTCTCTGAAAACGCCAATAAAGAGCCTCAAAATCAATTTGAGATTGAGCTGATTGGCCAAGACCAACCCGGGATTATTCACCGAATTTCATCCGCTTTAGCTCAAATTAATGCCAATGTGGATGAACTTGAGTCAGAAGTGATTGAAGCTTCTATGTCTGGCGAACATCTGTTTAAAGCCAATATCAAAGTTCACATTTCCACAGAGGTGCCTGCCAGTGAAATTAGAGCAATATTAGAAGAACTGGCCAATGAGTTAATTGTGGATATTGAACTTTTAGAAGAAGATGTCTAA
- the gcvT gene encoding glycine cleavage system aminomethyltransferase GcvT, translated as MSSEHQISTPLQQTPLFALHQELGAKLVPFAGYEMPVQYPLGIKKEHLHTRSQAGLFDVSHMGQIILKGPQAALALEKLVPVDIVDLPFMQQRYALFTNEQGGVMDDLMVTNMGDSLFLVVNAACKEQDVAHLKNYLNQECEIEVLQDKALLALQGPKAAEVLAKLAPESTQMVFMTGKKLTINGIECFVTRSGYTGEDGFEISVANHQAEALARKLLEHEAVEMIGLGARDSLRLEAGLCLYGHELDNTISPVEANLLWALSKSRRADGQRAGGYLGDQVIMQQIATGVSRKRVGVQALGKMPVRDGAEIVDANDDLVGTVTSGGFGPSFGGPIAMGLIKTEWTQEGQQVGTELNAIVRGKKVPVKIVKLPFIKQNYYRG; from the coding sequence ATGTCTTCCGAACACCAAATTTCAACGCCTTTACAGCAAACACCTCTGTTTGCCTTACACCAAGAATTGGGTGCTAAATTAGTGCCTTTTGCAGGCTATGAAATGCCGGTGCAATACCCACTTGGTATCAAAAAAGAACACCTTCATACCCGCAGCCAAGCTGGATTATTTGATGTCTCTCATATGGGGCAAATTATCCTAAAAGGCCCGCAAGCCGCTTTAGCATTAGAAAAGCTAGTGCCCGTTGATATTGTTGATTTACCATTTATGCAGCAACGTTATGCTCTGTTTACTAATGAACAAGGGGGCGTAATGGATGACTTAATGGTGACCAATATGGGCGATTCTCTATTTTTAGTGGTCAACGCCGCTTGTAAAGAACAAGATGTTGCCCACCTTAAAAACTATCTTAATCAAGAGTGTGAAATAGAGGTTTTACAGGACAAAGCTCTACTTGCTCTTCAAGGACCAAAAGCCGCAGAAGTGTTAGCCAAGTTAGCACCAGAATCAACTCAGATGGTTTTTATGACTGGCAAAAAATTAACCATAAATGGCATAGAGTGTTTTGTCACTCGTTCAGGTTATACCGGAGAAGATGGGTTCGAGATTTCGGTAGCGAATCATCAGGCTGAAGCCCTGGCAAGAAAATTATTGGAACATGAAGCGGTTGAGATGATTGGCCTTGGAGCAAGAGATTCTTTACGTTTAGAAGCAGGGTTATGTCTATATGGGCACGAATTAGACAATACAATCTCTCCAGTTGAAGCCAATTTACTCTGGGCCTTGTCAAAATCTCGCAGAGCAGATGGTCAACGTGCTGGTGGATACCTTGGCGACCAAGTCATTATGCAACAAATTGCCACGGGTGTTTCTCGTAAACGTGTTGGCGTTCAAGCCTTGGGTAAAATGCCTGTTAGAGATGGTGCGGAGATTGTTGATGCAAATGATGACCTTGTGGGCACAGTCACCAGCGGTGGTTTTGGCCCATCATTTGGCGGGCCAATTGCCATGGGATTGATAAAAACAGAATGGACACAAGAAGGCCAACAAGTAGGTACAGAATTAAATGCGATAGTTAGGGGAAAAAAAGTCCCTGTAAAAATCGTTAAGCTGCCTTTTATAAAACAGAATTATTACCGAGGGTGA
- a CDS encoding replication-associated recombination protein A, whose protein sequence is MSVYQPLSDRLRPKTLTEYVGQTHLLGERRALSRMLDSGRLHSMVFWGPPGVGKTTLARLIALQSDLQFINLSAVLDGVKEVRAAVEQAKLHREQFKQGTLLFVDEVHRFNKAQQDAFLPFVEDGTFVFIGATTENPSFELNNALLSRAKVYVLRILEDDELAKVLERGRALIEQDLSVDEKVTVQIEDKARELLIEAADGDARRLLNSLEQAIDFAEFVPKKISDNQDLPGLVILSAEHCKEVIQGGVRRFDKGGEAFYDQISALHKSVRGSDANAALYWLVRMLDGGADPRYLARRLIRMASEEIGNADPKALQLAMNAAEAYERLGSPEGDLALAHAATYLAVAPKSNAVYMAYKAVLADIKEHGSHEVPLHLRNAPTKLMAELDYGQGYRYAHDESEAFAAGECYFPEDMMERDYYQPVERGLEIKISAKMEHLRKLNEKAIYKRRS, encoded by the coding sequence ATGTCTGTCTATCAACCACTTTCAGATCGCTTAAGACCCAAAACACTGACTGAGTATGTTGGTCAAACTCACTTATTGGGTGAACGCCGAGCACTTTCAAGAATGCTCGATTCTGGTCGATTACACTCTATGGTTTTTTGGGGGCCACCAGGGGTCGGTAAAACTACCTTGGCACGCCTCATTGCCTTACAGTCAGATTTGCAATTCATCAATCTCTCTGCGGTTTTGGATGGCGTTAAAGAAGTACGAGCGGCGGTAGAACAAGCCAAACTTCACAGAGAGCAATTTAAGCAGGGCACGTTATTATTTGTGGATGAGGTGCATCGTTTTAACAAAGCACAGCAAGATGCTTTTTTACCGTTTGTAGAAGACGGCACTTTTGTGTTTATTGGGGCAACCACAGAAAACCCATCGTTTGAACTCAATAATGCCTTGTTATCACGAGCTAAAGTGTATGTACTTAGAATCTTAGAAGATGATGAGCTGGCAAAAGTACTTGAACGTGGTCGTGCCTTAATTGAACAAGATTTGAGTGTTGATGAAAAAGTCACGGTTCAGATTGAAGACAAAGCTAGAGAATTACTGATTGAAGCTGCCGATGGTGATGCCCGTAGATTATTAAATAGCCTAGAACAAGCGATAGATTTTGCTGAATTTGTGCCCAAAAAAATATCAGACAATCAAGATTTACCAGGCCTGGTCATTTTATCAGCAGAACATTGTAAAGAAGTCATTCAGGGTGGCGTAAGACGTTTTGATAAAGGTGGTGAGGCATTTTATGACCAAATATCCGCTTTGCATAAATCAGTAAGGGGGTCAGATGCCAATGCCGCTTTGTATTGGTTAGTCAGAATGTTAGATGGAGGAGCTGACCCACGCTATTTGGCACGTCGTTTAATCCGCATGGCAAGTGAAGAGATTGGTAATGCCGACCCTAAAGCATTGCAGTTAGCCATGAACGCTGCCGAAGCTTATGAACGTCTTGGTTCTCCAGAAGGTGATTTAGCTCTTGCTCATGCTGCAACGTATTTAGCGGTGGCTCCAAAATCAAACGCTGTCTATATGGCTTACAAAGCAGTATTGGCCGATATTAAAGAACATGGTTCGCATGAAGTCCCATTGCATTTACGCAACGCTCCTACCAAACTCATGGCCGAGCTGGATTACGGACAAGGCTATCGTTACGCACATGATGAATCAGAAGCCTTTGCGGCTGGCGAATGTTACTTTCCAGAAGATATGATGGAGAGAGACTATTATCAGCCTGTTGAACGAGGGTTGGAAATAAAAATTTCCGCTAAGATGGAGCATCTTAGAAAATTGAATGAAAAAGCCATTTATAAACGCCGCTCATAA